The sequence CATCGACTTCGGCATCGCGCGGGCCATCGGCGACGAGCGGCTGACCCGGGCCGGTGCTGCCGTCGGTACGCCGGCCTTCATGTCCCCGGAGCAGGCAACCGGACAGGAGCACGACGCCGCCGGCGACGTGTTCGCGCTGGCCGGCGTGCTGGTGTATGCGGCCACCGGGCGCGCACCGTTCGGCAACGGGCAGGCGGCGGACCTTCTGTACCGGGTGCGGTATGCGGACGCGGACCTCACTGGTGTACCTGTTGCCCTCGCTCCGGTACTGGCCCGGTGCCTGGCCAAGGATCCGGGGCAACGGCCGACCACGGCGCTGCTCGCCGCCCAACTTCACGACGGCACCGGTGAGTTCGCCGATCATCTGCCGCACGAGCTGCTCGCGGAGATCGGGCGCCGGGCGGTCGATGTATGGCGACTCGCGCCACAGCGGCTGCCCGCGCCCGCGGCCGGGCCGGAGGCTGAGGCGGCCACCACGGCGGCCGCCAGGCGCCCGTCGCGCCGCAGGTTCCTCGCCGTCGGTGGCGCACTCGCCGTCGGTGCGGCGGTGGGCGGAGGCGCGTGGTGGCGGCAGGGGCACGCCGATGCGCGTGGCGGAGGGGGTACGACCGCGAAGGGCGGCGCACGCAAGACGCGTAACCTCGAGCCGCTGTGGACCTTTACGTTCGCCGTGGTCAAGCCTGACTTGGGCGGGGTCGTCCCTCAGGGGCTTGGCGGAATGATCGTCATACCCACGGGTGGTGGCTCCGAAGCCGTCCGTGCGGCGGACGGAGCCCGCGCGTGGGACGGCCTCTCGGAAGAGAGCAGTTGGCAGACGCTCGTGACGGGTGGCCGGCTCTACCGGCTCTGGATCGGGGAGGAGACCAGCGACGGGATCGGGTCCGCAGTCAGGCTCCAGACCGTCGATCCGAAGAACGGAAAAACGATCAAGACCCTGGTCCGGTTCGCGGGCACCAATGACGAGCTTCCCACACATCAACTCCTCTGCATCACGGACCGCGTCGCGTACGTCGTCGTAGGCAAGGGGAAGTACGAGGGAACCGGCACCTTCTCGGCCGGGGAGACCGCCACTCTGAGTGCCGCCGACATCGAGACCGGCAAGCTCCTGTGGTCGAAACCACTCCCTGCACGATTCGAGTTGAGTTCGAGGCTGCACTTCCTCGCCGCGAAGGCCGTGGGCAGCCGCCTGGTGACACTCCAGC is a genomic window of Streptomyces griseochromogenes containing:
- a CDS encoding protein kinase domain-containing protein; this encodes MSTPLTHDDPVALGPYRLIARLGSGGMGTVYVARSAGGRTVALKTMHAAIATDPAARTRFRLEVDAARVIGDRFGARVMDADPLAETPWLATEYVLGPPLDEAVEAGGTLPEQSVRALGAALCSALGQLHRSDVVHRDLKPSNILLTAYGPKVIDFGIARAIGDERLTRAGAAVGTPAFMSPEQATGQEHDAAGDVFALAGVLVYAATGRAPFGNGQAADLLYRVRYADADLTGVPVALAPVLARCLAKDPGQRPTTALLAAQLHDGTGEFADHLPHELLAEIGRRAVDVWRLAPQRLPAPAAGPEAEAATTAAARRPSRRRFLAVGGALAVGAAVGGGAWWRQGHADARGGGGTTAKGGARKTRNLEPLWTFTFAVVKPDLGGVVPQGLGGMIVIPTGGGSEAVRAADGARAWDGLSEESSWQTLVTGGRLYRLWIGEETSDGIGSAVRLQTVDPKNGKTIKTLVRFAGTNDELPTHQLLCITDRVAYVVVGKGKYEGTGTFSAGETATLSAADIETGKLLWSKPLPARFELSSRLHFLAAKAVGSRLVTLQQTEDGSVHIVVRAASSGAVLWERPYGIDDPDILKCGIAADSDHLYLGGSRLWALRLSDGTVTWKTSTEHAYGPPVLRAGILYAVGDGAGLTAVDARSGKVLWTERGGEVGEASTSGPPVLGTRYAYYKNGSLLRAVSLSDHTTSLTYQTSGKQFYADSDAKLVLGVDGAEMAAYPLQ